The genomic segment TGATTAAGTTTGAAAATACTATAAATACAAAATGTGGAAACTTAGAAGAATTATATACTGAATTACAAAAGGCAATTAAGAATTTTAAAGAGTTTTTTAATGTTTATATGGATAGAGATTGGATGATCAAACGGAGAAATATTAAAAAAATAATTCTGAATTTTTTTGATGATATAGGAGTACCAATAGAAAATCAAAATAAGGAATTAGGCATTTTAACATCAAATTTAAATTCTCATACATTTCACAAATCAAGACATTTGGTACAAATTGCTAAGAATATTCAATTATTAATAAAAAATAATAGTACTAACGAGGAGGAATATCCGCAATTTATTGATGACTTAATTATGAATAGTACTTCTTTTAAAGATTTTATTAATTTATATGGTGATGAAATACCTCATCCTATGGCTATACATATCGAAACATTAAGAGAAAACCCTCAATATTTAATAAAAAAAGCTAAAAGACTCCCTATAAAAAATAAAAAAATAGAATCTAAGTGGGAGGATAAATTAGATAAACTCCAACAGAAGTTACCTCTAGAAAAAAAAATGAAGTTTAGGAATGCTGTATTAGAATATCGAAATCTACTGTTAAGGACTGAAAATGATGATTATGTCCTCCAAAAAGGTGCTGCGTCAGTTAGGAAAGTTATTCTAGATATTGGCGTTATTCTACATAGGAACGGTTTACTTAATAATAAGCATGATGTATTTTTTTTGAGAAAAATAGAGTTAGAAAAATATATATCTGGAAACAGTTCGGAAAATATAGATATATATGACAGAAAAATAGAGTTTGATAAAAATCGTGCTTTAATGCCTAGCACAGCTTTAGATGAAACGAATTTAGAACTTACAAAAAATCAAAATCTTATCTTAGGTGAATGTGTATCATGGGGCTCAGTTATTGGGAAAGTATTTATAATAGAAAATCCGCTCGATAGAAACAGTTATTTAGATATACCGGAAGGTTCTATTATTGTAGCAAAGCAACTAACTCCTCATTTAACCTATAATCTAACTAATTCTTTAGGAATCATTGTAGAAACGGGTGGATTTCTATCTCATGGAGCAATATTTGCAAGAGAAGAAAATATTCCAGCGATTATAGTTAATACTTCAACTAGAAAACTATTAAAAAACAATGAAACTATTGAACTTAATGCAGATAAAGGTTATGTGAAAATTTTAAGAATGAATGGAGATTAATATGTTATGTTCTCTAAGGCAACAATTGAAGATTATAAAGAAATTTCG from the Niallia sp. FSL W8-0635 genome contains:
- a CDS encoding PEP/pyruvate-binding domain-containing protein, which encodes MINLLENTRKLNVEEIGNKAKNLFKLSSLNFNIPEGFVLTNNDCKEIINCKKEVLEQVNVEALKIWSEDGLIVRSSSSIEDSHYKTMAGKFSTKTISTFTDLIPAIISVYNSRLNHPMGVIVQRKIKADFSGVAFSLDPLRKSQGPIIEIVKGDGHKLVGGLSKPFQYKEDKWTSGDFSIDNVVSELKEYMNLLKNNLRYEIDVEFCIQNNTIFWLQVRPILGIKSNFIIPPSKEWFLLDQCTEPVTPLIQDLDPGGLFNSNQWSTTFINQYPYIKLKTSSNKTDSNEHSFNWDNIEKEYVIKFENTINTKCGNLEELYTELQKAIKNFKEFFNVYMDRDWMIKRRNIKKIILNFFDDIGVPIENQNKELGILTSNLNSHTFHKSRHLVQIAKNIQLLIKNNSTNEEEYPQFIDDLIMNSTSFKDFINLYGDEIPHPMAIHIETLRENPQYLIKKAKRLPIKNKKIESKWEDKLDKLQQKLPLEKKMKFRNAVLEYRNLLLRTENDDYVLQKGAASVRKVILDIGVILHRNGLLNNKHDVFFLRKIELEKYISGNSSENIDIYDRKIEFDKNRALMPSTALDETNLELTKNQNLILGECVSWGSVIGKVFIIENPLDRNSYLDIPEGSIIVAKQLTPHLTYNLTNSLGIIVETGGFLSHGAIFAREENIPAIIVNTSTRKLLKNNETIELNADKGYVKILRMNGD